The genome window AGTGAAACCACACTCTGGGTGCATAtactcccctctacctctcttcagGTCTGAACGACTGGCAGCTTTTAAAGTGCTGAGAGACTCTtttacattgagagagagaggagggaggggaggggagagacagtCCTGATAATACTGACTCTATACTCCACTGGTCAGTAATGGTAGTAGTGGAGAAGTGGTTTACTGTGTGTGGTGAGTGCTGGAATGATTTTACTAAGACAAATTGCAAACACAGTGATCACACAAGTTCCCTACTAACGACTTCTATAAACGCGTTATAAAACAGGAACGCAGCACCTATATGAACCACAAGGCCACAGCTGGACGTGGTTCACACAGCACCTAATACTGAACACACAGGCCACAGCTGGACGTGGTTCACACAGCACCTATACTGACACACAGGCCACAGCTGACGTGGTTCACACAGCACCTAAACTGACACACAGCCACAGCTGGACGTGGGTTCACACAGCCTACTACTGAACACACAGGCCACAGCTGGACGTGGGTTCACACAGCACCTATACTGAACCACAGGCCACAGCTGGACGTGGGTTACACAGCACCTAATACTGAACACACAGCCACAGCTGGACGTGGGTTCACACAGCACCTAATACTGAACAACAGACCACAGCTGGACGTGGTTCAACAGCACCTAATACTGAACACACAGGCCACAGCTGACGTGGGTTCACACAGCACCTAATACTGAACACACAGGCCACAGCTGGACGTGGGTTCACACCAGAACCTAATAACTGAACAACAGGCCACAGCTGGACGTGGGTTCACACAGCATAACTGAACACGGCCACACTGACGTGGTTCACACAGAACCTAAACTGAACACACAGCCACAGCTGGAGTGGGTTCACACAGCACCTAATACTGAACACACAGGCCACAGCTGGACGTGGGTTCACACAGCACCTAATACTGACACACAGGCCCACAGCTGGACGTGGGTTCAACAGCACCTAAACtgaacacacagaccacagctgGCGTGGGTTCACACAGCACCTAACCTGAGCACACAGGCCACAGCTGGACGTGGGTTCACACAGCACCTAATACTGACCACACAGGCCACAGCTGGACGTGGTTCACACAGCACCTAACACTGAACACACAGGCCAAGCTGGACGTGGGTTCACACCAGCACCTAATACTGAACACAACAGGGCACCACAGCTGACGTGGGTTCACACAGCACCTAATACTGACACACAGCCACAGCTGGACGTGGGTTCACACAGCACCTAATACTGAACACACAGGCCACAGCTGGACGTGGGTTCACACAGCACCTAATACtgaacacacagaccacagctgGACGTGGTTCACACAGCACCTAAACACTGAACACAGACCCCAGCTGGACGTGGGTTCACACAGCACCTAACACTGAGCACACAGCACCACAGCTGGACGTGGGTTCACACAGCACACTAATTACtgaacacacagaccacagctgGACGTGGGTTCACACAGCACCTAAATACtgaacacacagaccacagctgGACGTGGGTTCACACAGCACTCTAATCTGAACACACAGCCACAGCTGGAGTGGGTTCACACAGCACCTAATactgacacacagaccacagcTGGACGTGGGTTCACACAGCACCTAATACTGAAACAACAGACCACAGCTGACGTGGGTTCACACAGCACCTAAACTGAGCCACACAGACCCACAGCTGGACGTGGGTTCACACAGCACCCTAAACACTGAGCACACAACCCAGCTGGACGTGGGTTCACACAGCACCTAAACTGAACACACAGACCCAGCTGGACGTGGTTCACACAGCACCTAAACATGAGCACACAGCCACAGCTGGACGTGGTTCCACGGCTCGATAATAAACACTCAAGGCTGAGGAGGGAGAGGTCCTCTCAACAGACCAAATAGTCTGCTGTgtcctccgtgtgtgtgtgtgtgtgtgtgtgtgtgtgtgtgacagtactCACCCGTACCAGTAGCGGGGGTCGTTGGGCAACCCCCCGTGGTTGAGACTCCTCTGGGCCAGAGCCTTCTTCTTGTTCAGCACAAACCTCCTGCAGTCGCATCTTCACCTCCGTACTGGCCACTGCACCTGAGAGGGTACATGGTACCAGGGTAAGAAGACACTCCAGCCTCCGGCACTGCAGATGGAACAGATCACTCACACCCAATTCATGGTAGCCTTAAGGCCCTTCACATAGATCAAGAAGGAAAGGATAGACTTGAGCAATATGCTagcagagtgagggagaggttaAAGGGCGTCGCTGAAGGGAGGTGTGAGCTCTGACGCCATTTCAGGCAGAGTTTACTAGGAGTTATATCTATCACAGACTCCCATTGATATGATGGGCTATTCAAACGGTCACATTTCCAATTCCCAAAGCTGTGCAAAACActgccctctgtaattattgagGCAGTGAAGCATTTTCTCttattttgtctctatactccaaaagtttggatttgaaatcaaacaatgactacgAGGTTAAAGTGCKGACTGtcaactttaatttgagggtattttcatccatatcgcgTGAACCGTTGTCATTATAATTGGTGATTGTGCAGAGAGTGAAGATGAGGATCTAGACAAACAGaatcagagagacagaaagacagagacacagagagaaccctCAGCTCTAGACTAATGAGGGTTGTATCAGACCAAACTCCTCCAGGGCAGCTGCCGTTTCATTCCATCCTGTCTggtgaccctgtgtgtgtgtgtttagcccaTCCATACCACTAGATGATTAATGAGCCGGTGGCCTTGTGGTGGCGAGGCCAGCCCTCTACCTGRAGcctgctgcctgtctctctcaACACCTCTCCACTGACAGAGCAGGCAGCAGGGCAACACCAGACAAGCACATCCACTCTAGAATAGAGGGATGACCGGAATGGAGGATGGTTGGGTGTGAGAGAGATATACACTGCCCTCCGTAATTACTGTTTCTTCTTRTGGCTCTATActtcaaaagtttggatttgaaatcagcCAATGACAATAGAGCTTAAAGTGCAGccagtcagctttaatttgagggtattttcgtccacatcaggtgaaccgtttagaaattacagcactttttgtacatagtcgcCCCATTTTAGTTCTACTAGTAATATTATAATGTATTGTTCCAGCTGCttactctcctgtcctctctccttgttCTTGAGCAGCAGTAGTTTCTGTTCTCTCTGGTGTTTGTCCAGTTCCTGCTCCAGACGGTGCTTCTCCATCTTCCTCTGGTGCTCCAACAGCTCCTGCTGATGTTTCAGGGCCAGGAGCTCCTGCTGGTGCTGCATGGAGGGGAAcacaacgttactacaacgttAATACAACATCCTGGGCCAGGAGCTCCTGCCTTGGTGCTGCATGGAGGGGAACACACGTTACTGCAAACGTTAATATAAACATCCTGGGCCAGGAGCTCCTGCTGGTGCTGCATGGGGGGAACACAACGTTAATATAACATCCTGGGCCAGGAGCTCCTGCTGGTGCTACATGGAGGGGAACACAATGTTCTGCAACGTTAATATAACATCCTGGGCCAGGAGCTCCCTGCTGCATGGAGGGGAACACAACTTTACTGCAACGTTAATATAATATCCTGGGCCAGGAGCTCCTGCTGGTGCTGCATGGAGGGGAACACAACGTTACTGCAACGTTAATATAACATCCTGGGCCAGGAGCTCCTGCTGCATGGAGGGGAACACAACTTTACTGCAACGTtaatatatcaatcaatcaatcaagttttattttatatagccttcgtacatcagctaatatcttgaagtgctgtacagaaacccagcctaaaaccccaaacagcaagcaatgcagtgttagaagcacggtggctaggaaaaactctctagaaaggccaaaacctaggaagaaacctagagaggaatatAACATCCTGGGCCAGAGCTCCTGCTGCATGGAGGGGAACACAACTTTACTGCAACGTTAATATAAACATCCTGGGCCAGGAGCTCCTGCTGCATGGAGGGGAACACAACTTTACTGCAACGTTAATATAACATCCTGGGCCAGGAGCTCCTGCTGCATGGAGGGAAcacaacgttactacaacgttAATATAACATCTTGGGCCAGGAGCTCCTGCTGGTGCTGCATGGAGGGGAACACAACGTTAACACAACATCCTGGGCCAGGAGCTCCTGCTGCATGGAGGGGAACACAACGTTTACTGCAACGTTAATATAACATCCTGGGCCAGGAGCTCCTGCTGCATGGAGGGGAAcacaacgttactacaacgttAATATAACATCCTGGGCCAGGAGCTCCTGCGATAACAACGTTATGTTACTACAATGTTACAGTAACAGTACTATAATGTTAATACAATGTTGGTACAACATCCTGCTGTTGGTTCTGGGGCAGGAGCCAATGCTGatttctccctcgctccctcccttctctctccttgccCTGCAGGTCTTGTCTCTCGCAGCTATCCCCCATCCTGACACGTTCACCCAAGACCCAAGTGAAACATGCTAGCCTGGTCACCTCACGCTATCACAACACATCTATTCAGCCTCAGCCCAATCACTGTCCATGCAAATGTTCCCGGCATGTTTACAGGAACCAGACCACTCCAGTCAATACGTGAATAACCTTTCCCCTCTGTACGCACCATGGACCCTCTACATCACGACCAGACTCAactattagacacacacacacacacacacacacacacacacacacacacacacacgaccccaTGCTCTCTCCTTAGTAGAGTGCCCAACTCCAATATTTGATTAATTTGATTGGACGTAATTTGGCGGGGATGTTTGTTATTGCCTTGGATGGTTTAGTTTGTTTTAAATAAGCGCCTGCTAGCGAGGACATGCAGCCGTGTTTACCGTCAAGGGAAAGTGACTGGAATAAGAGTCCTGCGGATGGATACATTCATATGGGAGGTGAGGAGGTGCGTGACAGaagggcagcaggcaggcacgGTATGGTTTTGGATAGGTCKCAAACTTTCCCCCTTTCAATATTCAAGGGCAAATGGAAGGGAGTGCTTTAAGTTTGGAATCCAGCCTTTGGTGCATTTAAGGGGAGACACCTTAACCTKAAGAGTTCCATAGAGGTATACAGGAAAACAAGACGATTCCATGTCTTTCTRTTTCCAATCCACCAGTGTCTGTCTCCTACTTTCTTTTCCACTCCTTGACCTGTCTTGGTAATTGGTGATAGGCAGAGGTGTGTGTGCTGCagctctcggtgtgtgtgtgtgtgtgtacaggctcTGAATGGAGCTGATTGAGCCTGGGCCTCCCTGCCTTGGCTTTGCGTCACTCTCTGCTACCTGAGTGGTCTTCCAGCCCCACCACAGGCCAAAGGAGCCCTTGTGCTGTTAGCACTGTACTGGGATCAGCCCTCAGCCCTTCAATCTGCAGAATCTAGGTCACTTACAGGCCCAAACACTGACCCAAGAGCAGGGCTAATATCATAGGGCTGAAAGGCTTCTGCTGCACTGAGAGAGATCTAGTTTAGACATGTATGAGAGGGAAATGACCATCTTTCTTGACATGCTTCTGGAGCGGAGCCTTACACCCTCccgcctccctacctctccccctctcccccctctcccccctctctctccctccccaccttaACATGTTCCTGTAGCTGGGCTTCATGCTGGCGGTTGAGCTGCTCATGTTGCCTCTGGAACTCAGCGATGAGATGCTGTCTCTGAATCTGTTGTTTCTGTTTCAGGGACAGGAGCTCCTGCTGAAGCTGCTGCTCTCTGGCCTGGGCTGCAGACGCCTGGGCTGCAGACGCCTGGGCTGCAGACGCCTGGGCTGCAGACGCCTGGGCTGCAGACGCCTGGGCTGCAGACACCTGGGCTGCAGAAGGAGACATggacagctgctgctgctgctggtgatgGTGCTGGTCAATGCGTAGGTCCATGGGGATGGCAGCCGGGGGCAGACGCAGGGGCAGGGCAGAGTTAATGTCCactagagagaagaacagagagagaatgttGGTCCACGCATATTGAATAATGAAAAAAGAAACACGAATAatcaaaagaaaagaaagaaaagaaaaaataaaagaaaaaagacTAAATATCTACCCAGGTAGATAATAACATTAATTGTCATCACATTCGGTCCCTgcgcccaacacacacacacacacaacacacacacacacacacacacacacacacacacacacacacacacacacacacacacacacacacacacacacacacacacacacacacacacacacacacagcatccttATCAGCACAGAGAGCCCCTTCACAATACTGTCCACCTGGCCTGATAAGTCCAACATGAAGTCTAGCACTTCTCTCACAAAGACTGCATTGAACTGTGGCGTGGTGTGGAGACCTCGGCCCTGGCCAACCACCCCCAGAACGCACTGCTACAGGAAGGCCTCCATCGCACGCTTCCCCCCATTAAATCTGAATAAATAGTCGCGATTG of Salvelinus sp. IW2-2015 unplaced genomic scaffold, ASM291031v2 Un_scaffold4091, whole genome shotgun sequence contains these proteins:
- the LOC112076855 gene encoding histone deacetylase 4, with protein sequence MTSHSHQEGLLGKEQQLDVLKTSALNHIPTVDINSALPLRLPPAAIPMDLRIDQHHHQQQQQLSMSPSAAQASAAQASAAQAREQQLQQELLSLKQKQQIQRQHLIAEFQRQHEQLNRQHEAQLQEHVKHQQELLALKHQQELLEHQRKMEKHRLEQELDKHQREQKLLLLKNKERGQESAVASTEVKMRLQEVCAEQEEGSGPEESQPRGVAQRPPLLVR